A genomic segment from Luteolibacter ambystomatis encodes:
- a CDS encoding SMP-30/gluconolactonase/LRE family protein, giving the protein MKPLLLAPLLVLPSVLAAEGPYPVDPASQRHEGVPVGTVAKHTFKDSKVYPGSTRDYWVYTPAQYDASKPACLMVFQDGGGYVNEKGADKVPIVFDNLINSKEMPVTIGLFVDPGVTPAGDGKSQPRYNRSYEYDAFTGDYAKFLTSELIPEVAKERNISPNPDHRGLCGASSGGCASFFAAWERPDQFRRVYSMIGTFVGLRGGDETAVLVRKTEPLPLRVFLQDGSNDQNIYCGDWWMANQEMERSLQFAGYEVNHAWGEGPHSHQHGGAILPDAMRWLWKDFPKPVEVHYDATKSRAKDMLIPGKDWELVSEGHGFTEGPVPGPDGTVFFSDIPKNLIHRVGADGKVSVFMEDTRGTNGLTFGPDGRLYGCRTGSGEIVSWDIQTKEEKVHATGIKGNDLTVAHDGTIYATEPAKHAVWIIRSGQEKVLGSDAFRGVNGISLTPDQSRIDVADPGGRYIWSATRAADGSLVNVQPYHHLHLPPADPDPGSKADGIRVTKDGWLLAATAMGIQVFDQPGRVNLILPPVPGARYPSNLCFAGPEKETLYVTCGDKVYKRETKLVGAMAWEAPVDPPKPHL; this is encoded by the coding sequence ATGAAACCCCTGCTCCTTGCTCCATTGTTGGTCCTGCCCTCCGTCCTTGCGGCGGAAGGTCCTTACCCGGTTGATCCCGCGTCCCAGCGCCACGAGGGCGTCCCGGTCGGCACGGTGGCCAAGCACACCTTCAAGGACAGCAAGGTTTATCCGGGTTCCACCCGCGACTACTGGGTCTACACTCCGGCGCAATACGACGCCTCGAAGCCCGCCTGCCTGATGGTCTTCCAGGACGGCGGCGGCTACGTGAACGAAAAGGGCGCGGACAAGGTGCCGATCGTGTTCGACAATCTGATCAACTCGAAGGAAATGCCCGTCACCATCGGGTTGTTCGTCGATCCGGGCGTCACGCCTGCGGGTGATGGCAAGAGCCAGCCGCGCTACAACCGCAGCTATGAATACGATGCCTTCACCGGCGACTACGCGAAGTTCCTCACCAGCGAGCTGATTCCGGAAGTCGCAAAGGAGCGGAACATCAGCCCGAACCCGGATCACCGTGGCCTGTGCGGCGCTTCCTCCGGCGGCTGCGCGTCGTTTTTCGCGGCGTGGGAGCGCCCGGATCAGTTCCGGCGCGTGTATTCCATGATCGGCACGTTCGTGGGCCTGCGCGGTGGCGATGAAACGGCGGTGCTGGTCCGCAAGACGGAGCCGCTGCCGTTGCGCGTATTCCTGCAGGATGGATCGAACGACCAGAACATCTATTGCGGCGACTGGTGGATGGCGAACCAGGAGATGGAGCGGTCGCTCCAGTTCGCGGGCTATGAAGTGAACCATGCCTGGGGTGAGGGACCGCATTCCCACCAGCACGGCGGCGCGATCCTGCCGGATGCCATGCGCTGGCTGTGGAAGGATTTCCCGAAGCCGGTCGAGGTGCACTATGATGCGACCAAGAGCCGTGCGAAGGACATGCTGATCCCCGGCAAGGATTGGGAACTGGTCAGCGAAGGCCACGGTTTCACCGAAGGTCCGGTGCCCGGCCCGGATGGCACCGTGTTCTTCTCGGACATTCCAAAGAATCTCATCCATCGCGTCGGTGCGGATGGGAAGGTGTCCGTGTTCATGGAAGACACCCGCGGCACCAATGGTCTCACGTTCGGCCCGGATGGCCGTCTCTATGGCTGCCGCACCGGCAGTGGCGAGATCGTTTCGTGGGACATCCAGACCAAGGAGGAGAAAGTCCACGCCACCGGCATCAAGGGCAATGACCTCACCGTCGCGCACGATGGCACCATCTACGCCACCGAGCCCGCCAAGCACGCCGTGTGGATCATCCGCTCCGGGCAGGAAAAGGTGCTCGGCAGCGATGCCTTCCGCGGCGTGAACGGCATCTCGCTTACTCCCGACCAGAGCCGCATCGACGTGGCCGATCCGGGTGGTCGTTACATCTGGTCCGCCACCCGCGCGGCGGATGGTTCGCTGGTCAACGTCCAGCCTTACCATCACCTGCATCTTCCGCCGGCCGATCCCGATCCGGGCAGCAAGGCCGATGGCATTCGCGTCACCAAGGACGGCTGGCTGCTCGCCGCCACCGCGATGGGCATCCAGGTCTTCGACCAGCCGGGTCGCGTGAACCTGATCCTGCCACCCGTGCCCGGAGCGCGTTATCCGTCCAATCTCTGCTTCGCCGGACCGGAGAAGGAGACCCTCTACGTCACCTGTGGGGACAAGGTCTACAAGCGGGAGACCAAGCTGGTCGGAGCGATGGCTTGGGAAGCGCCGGTGGATCCGCCGAAGCCGCATCTCTGA
- a CDS encoding DUF1294 domain-containing protein: MAEEFTGTIVEWNEEKAHGYLRYGKKRIFLHIRDFSERHKRPAIGDRIRFWAGTDGKGRPCAVKAVHVNDGGRLGIGSFIVLGLLLLLPAIAWCCLPRPLQWVVGVLYGSASALVWFLYGRDKQIARQNASATSPQRRRVPESQLHFLEFAGGWPAAFIAKRRLRHKCSKLSYQAQYWLIVTLHEFLAFDFLCDWRIIRAILA; encoded by the coding sequence ATGGCGGAGGAATTCACCGGTACGATCGTGGAGTGGAATGAGGAGAAAGCCCATGGCTATCTCCGCTACGGGAAGAAGCGTATCTTCCTCCACATCCGAGATTTCTCCGAACGCCACAAGAGACCGGCCATCGGGGATCGCATCCGCTTTTGGGCCGGCACCGATGGCAAGGGCCGCCCCTGCGCGGTGAAAGCCGTGCATGTGAACGATGGAGGTCGCCTCGGCATCGGCAGCTTCATCGTCCTGGGCCTGCTTCTCCTCCTCCCTGCCATAGCCTGGTGCTGTCTTCCCCGGCCGTTGCAGTGGGTGGTTGGAGTCCTGTATGGCTCGGCCAGCGCCCTCGTCTGGTTTCTCTACGGCAGGGACAAACAGATCGCCCGCCAGAATGCGTCCGCCACCTCTCCACAGAGAAGACGGGTGCCGGAGTCCCAGCTCCACTTCCTTGAGTTCGCAGGCGGCTGGCCCGCCGCATTCATTGCCAAGCGTCGCTTGCGGCACAAATGTTCGAAACTGAGCTACCAGGCACAATACTGGCTGATCGTGACCCTGCACGAATTCCTCGCCTTCGATTTCCTTTGCGATTGGAGGATCATACGGGCGATCCTTGCCTGA
- a CDS encoding VF530 family DNA-binding protein — MPAPSEHPRDPLHGLTLETILTTLVDRHGWEMLSTRIRIRCFTHDPSIKSSLTFLRKTPWARQKVEAWYLYDLRKGIK; from the coding sequence ATGCCCGCCCCGTCTGAACACCCCCGCGATCCGCTCCACGGCCTTACCCTGGAGACCATCCTGACCACCCTGGTGGATCGGCACGGCTGGGAGATGCTCTCGACGCGCATCCGCATCCGTTGCTTCACCCACGATCCCAGCATCAAATCCAGCCTGACCTTCCTGCGGAAAACCCCGTGGGCGCGGCAGAAGGTGGAGGCATGGTATCTCTACGATCTGCGCAAGGGGATCAAATAA
- a CDS encoding alpha-galactosidase yields the protein MRRLLLLCLLPCSILSAVPVFPGKAPGAPAADGTGGVFTLRNQLLSASWSCQNGELRPVEIADLLNNHRFPQTYRQVFRFATGEEATKGENQTWLGMRLEEDAVVVQSSVNGRGWRTLARIPADKFPGKPALVRLGKTDRKGGLSDYPDAGTPGSPRFINFRITDERRIFANDGFATLSPEWTPRLSTKPGTVIKTEDGWLTVTAPANCAAFVERKFPAEATQVSCRVDRANDDAQSWGPGLALVWDNGKAIVVNMRKEGACSVIADGEEQVIGSPFQAVPDYNVVASKLKVFEGPKLVDLPAEPANPREGAHHPGKAIVAKLRDESTGLAVMWRAVLREGSNYVREELTLASPKAPLTLSGVQMLDRAVDSPAKLGTVPGSPVIAGGLFFGAELPVFSVETAKDGFTGGFPCTYKLEGTQTVTFSSVTGVVPEGQLRRGFQYYLERERARPAKAYFHFNGWYDAAVSEKRFLEVMEAYKRELIQKRGVKLDGFVIDDGWDDARDTFWDWKRSVLPEGLKNLRAAAEKAGSRLGIWISPLGGYGEAPMRIANARKLGLTDGNKLDLSDPRYYKWFKEKCLSLMHEDRVGYFKWDKAGDGVNPHFMSLLKLADELHADDPNLFLNVTVGTWPSPFWLNHVDCTWHGGGDVAWMGKGDKREQWLTYRDHSALSVVKRGPLYPLNSIMLHGMVLGHAYQGKTTAEAGNHLRNECRSFFGSGTCMQESYLSPDLMDDAAWDDLAEAATWGRKHAAVLTDTHMIGGEPTKMEPYGWAAWMPGQATLTLRNPDDQPKIIALDAQTVFELPTGAPAKLSLKSAYKEQRVRTLDLMAGTPVTLELLPFEVLVFDSGN from the coding sequence ATGCGCCGTTTGCTGCTCCTCTGCCTCCTGCCCTGCTCCATCCTCTCCGCTGTGCCGGTCTTCCCCGGCAAGGCCCCGGGTGCTCCCGCCGCCGATGGTACAGGCGGAGTTTTCACTCTCCGGAACCAACTCCTCTCCGCAAGCTGGTCCTGCCAGAACGGCGAACTGCGACCGGTGGAAATCGCGGACCTGCTCAACAACCACCGCTTTCCCCAGACCTACCGGCAGGTGTTCCGCTTCGCCACCGGCGAGGAAGCCACAAAAGGCGAAAACCAAACCTGGCTGGGCATGCGGCTCGAGGAGGATGCCGTGGTGGTCCAGTCCTCCGTCAATGGGCGCGGCTGGCGGACGCTGGCACGGATTCCCGCGGACAAATTCCCCGGAAAACCCGCCTTGGTCCGTCTCGGCAAGACCGACAGGAAGGGTGGTCTTTCCGACTACCCGGATGCGGGCACTCCCGGCAGCCCGCGCTTCATCAATTTCCGGATCACCGACGAGCGCCGGATCTTCGCGAATGATGGCTTCGCCACCCTGTCTCCGGAATGGACACCGCGGCTTTCCACCAAGCCCGGCACCGTTATAAAAACCGAGGACGGCTGGCTCACGGTCACCGCCCCCGCGAATTGCGCCGCCTTCGTGGAGCGGAAATTTCCCGCCGAGGCGACCCAGGTTTCCTGCCGTGTCGACCGCGCCAACGACGATGCCCAGTCATGGGGTCCCGGTCTCGCACTGGTGTGGGACAACGGCAAAGCGATCGTGGTCAACATGCGCAAGGAAGGCGCATGCTCGGTGATAGCGGATGGAGAGGAACAGGTGATCGGCTCTCCTTTCCAAGCCGTGCCGGACTACAACGTGGTGGCATCGAAGCTGAAGGTCTTCGAAGGCCCGAAGCTGGTCGATCTACCCGCCGAACCCGCCAATCCGCGCGAAGGTGCGCATCATCCCGGCAAGGCGATTGTCGCAAAACTCCGTGATGAGAGCACCGGCCTCGCGGTGATGTGGCGCGCGGTCTTGCGCGAGGGTTCCAACTACGTCCGCGAGGAACTTACGCTGGCCTCGCCGAAAGCCCCGCTCACGCTAAGCGGCGTGCAGATGCTCGACCGCGCGGTGGATTCCCCGGCCAAGCTCGGTACCGTGCCCGGCAGTCCGGTGATCGCCGGTGGGTTGTTCTTTGGCGCGGAGTTGCCGGTATTTTCGGTGGAGACTGCCAAGGACGGATTCACCGGCGGCTTCCCCTGCACCTACAAGCTGGAGGGAACTCAGACGGTGACTTTCTCCTCGGTGACCGGCGTGGTGCCGGAGGGACAACTCCGCCGTGGCTTCCAATACTATCTCGAACGCGAACGCGCCCGCCCGGCGAAAGCATATTTCCATTTCAACGGCTGGTATGACGCGGCGGTTTCCGAGAAGCGCTTCCTCGAAGTGATGGAGGCCTACAAACGCGAGCTGATTCAGAAGCGCGGCGTGAAGCTCGATGGCTTCGTCATCGACGATGGCTGGGACGACGCGCGGGACACCTTCTGGGATTGGAAGCGCTCCGTGCTGCCGGAAGGCCTCAAGAACCTCCGCGCCGCCGCCGAGAAAGCCGGTTCCCGCCTCGGCATCTGGATTTCACCGCTCGGCGGATACGGAGAAGCTCCGATGCGCATCGCCAACGCGCGCAAACTGGGCCTCACCGATGGCAACAAGCTCGATCTGTCCGATCCGCGCTACTACAAGTGGTTCAAGGAAAAGTGCCTCTCGCTGATGCACGAGGACCGCGTGGGCTATTTCAAGTGGGACAAGGCGGGCGATGGCGTGAACCCGCACTTTATGTCGCTGCTGAAGCTTGCCGATGAACTCCATGCGGATGATCCGAACCTGTTCCTGAACGTCACCGTCGGCACCTGGCCGTCTCCGTTCTGGCTGAACCATGTCGACTGCACCTGGCATGGCGGCGGAGATGTCGCCTGGATGGGCAAGGGCGACAAGCGCGAGCAATGGCTGACCTATCGCGACCACTCCGCGCTATCGGTGGTGAAGCGCGGCCCCTTGTATCCGCTGAACTCCATCATGCTCCACGGCATGGTGCTCGGCCACGCCTACCAGGGCAAAACCACCGCCGAAGCGGGCAACCACCTGCGCAACGAATGCCGGTCGTTCTTCGGCTCAGGCACCTGCATGCAGGAAAGCTATCTTTCCCCGGACCTGATGGACGATGCCGCGTGGGACGACCTCGCCGAAGCCGCAACGTGGGGGCGAAAACACGCCGCCGTCCTCACGGACACGCACATGATCGGCGGTGAACCGACGAAGATGGAACCCTACGGCTGGGCCGCATGGATGCCCGGACAGGCGACCCTCACGCTGCGCAATCCGGACGACCAGCCGAAGATCATCGCGCTGGATGCTCAAACAGTGTTCGAACTGCCGACCGGCGCACCGGCGAAGCTGTCCCTGAAATCCGCCTACAAGGAGCAGCGTGTGAGGACACTCGACCTCATGGCGGGAACACCGGTCACCTTGGAACTCCTGCCGTTCGAGGTGCTGGTATTCGATAGCGGGAATTGA
- a CDS encoding DEAD/DEAH box helicase: protein MAVLDPGSISDPTSSDEILNAFLEYLVEAGIEPYGHQEEAILELFDGHNVILNTPTGSGKSLVALALHFKAICQNRRSFYTVPIKALANEKFLSLCQIFGPEKVGMITGDATVNPGAPVICCTAEILANLALREGMRAEVDDVIMDEFHYYSDSSRGVAWQVPLLTLPQARFLLMSATLGETAFFEETLTNLTGIKTVLIKSEDRPVPLEFDYSETPMEEKVIELVEAGRAPVYLVHFTQLACARSAQNLLSSNFCTKEEKQQIAEALHDANFRSPYGKEVSKLLRHGIGIHHAGLLPKYRILVEKLTQRGLLKVICGTDTLGVGVNVPIRTVVFTQLCKYDGNGTKILAVRDFKQICGRAGRRGYDSVGYVVAQAPEHVIENLRLEQKASKSGKKGGFVKRKPPEKGYVAWDEKTFRKLLDSPPEKLVSSFTVHHGMLLNVLGRQEEDGCSALKKIIADSHEPPPKQKALKRRAMQLFRGLVEGKILRIIPPAERTGPAKVGLNVELQEDFSMNQALGLWLIDAIPQLDRESPEYALNVLSLVESILENPEIVLRKQVEQLRGDLVAQLKNEGVAYEDRMLQLEEVEWPKPGKDFIYDTFNAFVAGRPWMAEGNVRPKSIAREMFENWQSFEDYVKTYGLEKSEAVLLRHLSEVYKVLMQTVPPAAKTEELVEAEQFLEDILRSVDSSLLDEWEKLKNPDYVPEAEKPVAERRAVPFTRNRAAFTRALRNAVFSVIKALSADRVEEVLEQIEPNDADDIAWTRDRLFDFLDDFHEDHERIRLDPEARNIKHTHIDSEQPRQWKVHQTLVDPEEINDWTVTFSVDLDRSDEELRPVLTLMSMAPTV from the coding sequence ATGGCTGTTCTCGATCCCGGTTCCATCTCCGATCCCACGTCATCGGATGAAATCCTCAATGCCTTCCTCGAATACCTCGTCGAGGCCGGGATCGAGCCATACGGCCATCAGGAAGAAGCGATCCTTGAGTTGTTCGACGGTCACAACGTCATTCTGAACACGCCCACCGGTTCCGGGAAATCGCTGGTGGCGCTGGCGCTCCACTTCAAGGCGATCTGTCAGAACCGCCGTTCGTTCTACACGGTGCCGATCAAGGCGCTGGCGAATGAGAAGTTCCTGTCGCTGTGCCAGATCTTCGGCCCGGAGAAGGTCGGCATGATCACTGGCGATGCCACGGTGAACCCCGGCGCGCCGGTCATCTGTTGCACCGCGGAGATCCTGGCGAACCTCGCTCTGCGCGAGGGCATGCGCGCGGAGGTGGATGACGTGATCATGGACGAGTTCCACTATTACTCGGACTCGTCGCGCGGAGTGGCCTGGCAGGTGCCGCTGCTCACGCTGCCGCAGGCACGCTTCCTGTTGATGTCCGCCACTCTGGGCGAGACCGCGTTTTTCGAGGAGACCCTCACCAATCTCACCGGCATCAAGACGGTGCTGATCAAGAGCGAGGACCGCCCGGTGCCGCTGGAGTTCGACTACAGCGAGACGCCGATGGAGGAAAAGGTGATCGAGCTGGTGGAGGCGGGTCGGGCACCGGTGTATCTCGTCCACTTCACGCAGCTCGCCTGCGCCCGCAGTGCGCAGAACCTGCTCAGCTCGAATTTCTGCACCAAGGAGGAGAAGCAGCAGATCGCCGAGGCGCTGCACGACGCGAACTTCCGCAGCCCGTATGGCAAGGAAGTCAGCAAGCTGCTGCGCCACGGCATCGGCATTCATCACGCGGGTTTGCTTCCGAAATACCGCATCCTTGTGGAGAAGCTCACCCAGCGCGGCCTGCTCAAGGTGATTTGTGGCACCGACACCCTCGGCGTGGGCGTGAACGTGCCGATCCGCACCGTGGTCTTCACCCAGCTCTGCAAGTACGATGGAAATGGTACCAAGATCCTCGCCGTCCGCGATTTCAAGCAGATCTGCGGCCGCGCCGGGCGCCGGGGTTACGACAGCGTTGGCTACGTGGTTGCTCAGGCACCCGAGCATGTGATCGAGAACCTGCGGCTGGAGCAGAAGGCCTCGAAATCCGGCAAGAAGGGCGGCTTCGTGAAGCGCAAGCCGCCGGAAAAAGGCTACGTGGCATGGGACGAGAAAACCTTCCGCAAGCTGCTCGATTCGCCGCCGGAGAAGCTCGTTTCCAGCTTCACCGTCCATCACGGCATGCTGCTCAACGTGCTGGGCCGTCAGGAGGAGGACGGCTGCTCGGCCTTGAAGAAAATCATCGCGGACAGCCACGAGCCGCCGCCGAAACAAAAGGCGCTCAAGCGCCGCGCGATGCAGCTCTTCCGCGGACTGGTGGAGGGGAAGATCCTGCGCATCATTCCTCCCGCGGAGCGCACCGGCCCGGCGAAGGTCGGTCTGAATGTCGAGCTCCAGGAGGATTTCTCGATGAACCAGGCGCTCGGCCTGTGGTTGATCGATGCGATTCCGCAGCTCGACCGTGAGTCACCGGAGTACGCGCTCAACGTGCTGTCGCTGGTGGAGTCGATCCTGGAGAATCCGGAGATCGTGCTGCGCAAGCAGGTCGAGCAACTCCGCGGCGACCTGGTGGCGCAGCTCAAGAACGAGGGCGTCGCCTACGAGGACCGCATGCTCCAGCTCGAGGAAGTGGAGTGGCCGAAGCCCGGCAAGGATTTCATCTACGACACCTTCAATGCCTTCGTCGCCGGTCGCCCATGGATGGCGGAGGGCAACGTGCGGCCGAAGTCGATCGCCCGCGAGATGTTCGAGAACTGGCAGTCGTTCGAGGATTACGTGAAGACCTATGGGCTGGAGAAGAGCGAGGCCGTGCTGCTGCGCCATCTGTCCGAAGTTTACAAGGTGCTGATGCAGACGGTCCCGCCCGCGGCGAAGACTGAGGAGCTGGTCGAGGCGGAGCAGTTCCTGGAAGACATCCTGCGAAGCGTGGACTCCAGCCTGCTCGACGAGTGGGAGAAGCTGAAGAACCCCGACTACGTTCCCGAGGCCGAGAAGCCGGTGGCGGAACGCCGCGCCGTGCCATTTACCCGCAATCGTGCCGCGTTCACCCGGGCGCTGCGGAATGCGGTGTTCTCCGTCATCAAGGCTCTGTCCGCGGATCGCGTGGAGGAGGTACTCGAACAGATCGAGCCGAACGACGCCGACGACATCGCATGGACCCGCGACCGTCTCTTCGATTTCCTTGATGACTTTCATGAGGACCACGAGCGCATCCGTCTCGATCCCGAAGCGCGCAACATCAAGCACACCCACATCGACAGCGAGCAACCGCGCCAGTGGAAGGTCCATCAGACGCTGGTCGATCCGGAGGAGATCAACGATTGGACGGTGACATTCAGCGTCGATCTCGACCGCAGCGATGAGGAGTTGAGGCCGGTGCTGACGCTGATGTCGATGGCTCCGACGGTGTGA
- the dxs gene encoding 1-deoxy-D-xylulose-5-phosphate synthase, with product MTTSASSEPPALGPLLSSIKSPEDVKRLSDADLPALAAEVRHSLITSLSKTGGHLGPNLGVVELSIAMHRVFSTPKDNFVFDVAHQGYVHKMLTGRADQIHTIRTYKGLNGFLLRSESEHDCYGAGHAGTALSAALGMAAARDLAGDDSHVVAVAGDAAFTCGPTLEALNNIAETTKRFIVVLNDNEWSIDKNVGAIARYFNALQTHSTYSAVRSKAAEFVEKIAGKAVRNLAHKVEEGAKNLLFPNVLFEKFGLRYYGPIDGHNLPLLVKTFEHLKTLNEPVVLHIITEKGRGYQPALDNPGKFHGLGAYKIEDGSTDTTATPTCSDIFGRTVTDMAKQDEKIVAITAAMPGGTKLEIFKKELPQRYYDVGIAEEHAALFACGLATRGFKPFLAIYSTFMQRAYDMIIHDMALQGLPVRLCMDRGGLSGDDGPTHHGLFDIGYLRHVPNLIFMQPRDEAEFVDMLHTMAQYEAGPSAIRYPRGIIDGTPIPPTAKVLEIGKAEVVADGADVALIGLGTMFEMARCAKAMLEEKGLSVALINPRFIKPLDATVIEDYAKKCKVVCTFEDHVAHNGFGAAVIELLHDSGIKTPVERIAWPDEFVEHGKPDTLRELHGLTAENAVAKVLKHF from the coding sequence ATGACGACATCCGCCTCTTCTGAGCCCCCCGCCCTCGGGCCGCTCCTTTCCAGCATCAAGTCCCCGGAGGACGTCAAGCGGTTGTCCGATGCCGATCTGCCCGCCCTCGCGGCGGAGGTCCGCCATTCGCTGATCACGTCTCTTTCCAAGACCGGTGGCCACCTCGGCCCGAACCTCGGCGTGGTGGAGCTTTCGATTGCGATGCACCGGGTCTTCTCGACCCCGAAGGACAATTTCGTCTTCGACGTCGCCCACCAGGGCTACGTCCACAAGATGCTGACCGGCCGCGCCGACCAGATCCACACCATCCGCACCTACAAGGGCCTCAACGGCTTCCTGTTGCGCAGCGAGTCCGAGCACGATTGCTACGGAGCGGGTCACGCCGGCACCGCCCTGTCCGCCGCACTCGGCATGGCCGCCGCCCGTGATCTTGCGGGAGACGACAGCCACGTGGTCGCAGTCGCCGGTGACGCCGCCTTCACCTGCGGACCGACTCTGGAAGCGCTCAACAACATCGCGGAAACCACCAAGCGGTTCATCGTGGTGCTGAACGACAACGAGTGGTCGATCGACAAGAACGTCGGCGCCATCGCCCGCTACTTCAACGCGCTCCAGACGCACTCGACTTACTCCGCCGTCCGCAGCAAGGCCGCCGAATTCGTCGAAAAGATCGCAGGCAAAGCCGTCCGCAACCTCGCCCACAAGGTCGAGGAAGGCGCGAAGAACCTGCTGTTCCCGAACGTGCTGTTCGAGAAGTTCGGCCTGCGCTACTACGGCCCGATCGACGGCCACAACCTGCCGCTGCTGGTCAAAACCTTCGAGCATCTCAAGACGCTCAACGAGCCGGTGGTCCTCCACATCATCACGGAGAAGGGCCGCGGCTACCAGCCCGCCCTCGACAATCCCGGCAAGTTCCACGGTCTCGGTGCCTACAAGATCGAGGACGGTTCCACCGACACCACCGCCACCCCCACTTGCTCGGACATCTTCGGTCGCACGGTGACGGACATGGCCAAGCAGGACGAAAAGATCGTCGCCATCACCGCCGCCATGCCCGGCGGTACCAAGCTGGAGATTTTCAAGAAGGAGCTGCCCCAGCGTTACTACGACGTGGGCATCGCCGAGGAACACGCCGCGCTTTTCGCCTGCGGCCTTGCCACACGCGGCTTCAAGCCGTTCCTCGCGATCTACTCCACCTTCATGCAGCGCGCCTATGACATGATCATCCATGACATGGCGCTGCAGGGTCTGCCGGTCCGCCTGTGCATGGACCGCGGCGGTCTGTCCGGCGATGATGGCCCGACGCACCACGGTCTGTTCGACATCGGCTACCTGCGCCACGTGCCGAACCTCATTTTCATGCAGCCGAGGGACGAGGCCGAGTTCGTGGACATGCTCCACACCATGGCCCAGTACGAGGCCGGTCCCTCCGCCATCCGCTATCCGCGCGGCATCATCGACGGCACGCCGATTCCTCCGACCGCGAAGGTTCTCGAAATCGGCAAGGCCGAAGTTGTCGCCGACGGTGCCGACGTGGCGCTCATCGGCCTCGGCACGATGTTCGAAATGGCCCGTTGTGCGAAGGCGATGCTCGAAGAGAAGGGACTCTCCGTTGCCCTGATCAACCCGCGCTTCATCAAGCCGCTGGATGCCACGGTGATCGAGGACTACGCGAAGAAGTGCAAGGTGGTCTGCACCTTCGAGGACCACGTCGCCCACAACGGCTTCGGCGCCGCGGTGATCGAGCTGCTGCATGACTCCGGTATCAAGACACCGGTCGAGCGCATCGCTTGGCCGGACGAATTCGTCGAGCACGGCAAGCCGGACACCCTCCGTGAGCTTCACGGTCTGACCGCCGAGAATGCGGTGGCGAAGGTGCTGAAGCACTTTTGA
- the xseB gene encoding exodeoxyribonuclease VII small subunit: MAARRKTTPNDPEAGPGFEEALAELEAVVEAMEEEQLPLEDLVAHYEKGSALLKRCETVLKSARERLELITLRNQAENALDSAAATTHGGAPPPETPEDDPDDDDDIRLF, encoded by the coding sequence ATGGCCGCCCGCCGCAAAACCACCCCGAACGACCCCGAAGCCGGACCCGGCTTCGAGGAGGCGCTTGCCGAGTTGGAAGCGGTGGTCGAGGCGATGGAGGAGGAGCAGTTGCCGCTGGAAGACCTGGTTGCCCACTACGAAAAGGGCTCCGCTCTCCTGAAACGCTGCGAGACCGTGCTGAAGTCCGCCCGCGAGCGGCTCGAATTGATCACCCTGCGGAATCAGGCAGAAAACGCTCTGGATTCCGCCGCCGCCACCACGCACGGTGGCGCGCCTCCGCCCGAAACGCCGGAGGATGACCCTGACGACGATGACGACATCCGCCTCTTCTGA